The window TTCTGGTTTTGTCATTTCCTTCGTGACAGGCTGTTGAGCTTGTTGACAGATGCGCAGCCCGATGCAACGGCCACCGACTCGATCAGGTCTTACCGGGCTTTCGGGCCTGATATGCTCAAGATTCGAACATTGCTGGCCAACGAATTTGCGCTGTGGGGCGAGACCATGCTGGCGTACCTGTGAGGGGTTGAGGCTCTGCCGGGTGTCCATCTCTTGTGCCGGGGGAGTGCAGCACCAGGTCAAGAAGACTGCCCGGAAGCAGCTTGCCTCACTTCGTCTGCAGGCTGGTGGCACGCGACTTGCAGGCCAAGCACCGGCTCAAGATGCCCACTGCACCGGGAGGCGCATGAAGCCGCGAAACGCCCTTGCCCCTCTCGGCCGTCGAGCCGTTTCTTGATCGAGAGGTTTTGGTGGGCGCAGGCAGAGGGAAAGAGTCGGTGTTGTTGCTCGCCTACAGAGGCCCGTGGCGGCGAGGGAAGTCAACGGAGCATATCTGGAGTGTCCCCAGCGTAGGCTGTGCGTTAGTCCGTCCATCGGGGTCGCATGACGATTTCGCCGATGAGCGCTTCTTTGAGCTGGGACTGGGAAGCTTTTACGCCGCAATCTGCATCGACGTTCTGGAGGGCATCGCGCAGGACGTTCAGGCAGTGGGTTCACGCCCTGCTCGGGCCAGGCGGCCGATTGATCGTCGTAGCGCCCGCTCGTCGCGCGCTCTACGGGTCGCTCGACGAGGCCTTCGCACACGTCAGGCGCTATGAAAAGGCCGAGCTGGAAGCCAAAGCCAGGGAAGCAGGGTTCGAGATTGAGAAGGTCTACTTCCACAATGCCCTGGGAGCCGTCGGCCGGTTCTTGAATGGGCGGGTGCTCAGGCGAAAGAGACTTTCGAGATTCCAGGCGCAAGTCTTTGACAACCTTGTACCCGTGCTTCGACGCGTGGAACGCCACATCTCGGTTCCCTTGGGACTGTCGCTGATCGCCATCTGCCGAAAGCCGTAGCTCTGAGATCGGCCGGTGGATATGGCGCGGGAGTGCCAAGGTGATCACATCGAGTGGTAGGTGGCGTTGCTCCTCGCTGATCACATGAGCACACCAAGAGGAGAATAGTGAGGCCATGAGAACGTCACGTCTGTTTCTTACGCTGCTTCTTGCGGCGAGCGGGTTGCCACTTTCCGCAGAGGCCCAGAAGCACAATCCCCCCTATCCGCGCGTGGTAGCAAGCGGCCCCGGGGGGATCACCTTCGGCGAGACCTCCATCGGGGCCAAGCCCATGATCTGGGCGCAGTACGACCTGGCCATCGTCTATGCCGATGTGGGACGGGGAGGCCCCGAGTATGCGGCGCTTCTCCGCCAGTACAATCCTGACATCGTGATTCTGGGACTGGTGAGCACCCAAGGGGTGTGGCCAGGAAGCGACCCGGTGGAGTTCCATGCCCTGCACTCCTACTCCACCGTCACCACCGAAAGCGTTGGCCCTGGCTCCACGTCGATCCCGGTGGCGAGCACTGCGACCTTTCCCAATGCGCCGTATTACATTTTTGTAGGTGACAGCCCAGTCTACTATCGCGGCAAGACGAGCACGGCATTCACCGGCGTGGCATCAGACCAACTTGGCACCACGTATCCGGCGGGCACCAAGGTCACGGCACCGGTGCGCTTCGTGGGCTTTGGCATGCTGCCCAACCTGACGGAGTACTGCCCGCTCGTCGATGGAAAGGCGGCTTGGCAGCATCTGGTGGACAAGCGTTTTGAGCGCGCCGACTTTACCAACTTCGACGGCACCGCCTGGGATGCTTTCCGCGAAACCTTTTGGGCGGAAGACTTTGATGATGTCGATTTCGATAACAACGGCAGGAACGATTTCGAAGAACATGGCCTGAACTGGATCAACGAGAAGTGGCGCGTGGGCATGACCAGTCTCCTGCTCTATGAGCGGCAGCGCTTTCAGCAGGTGCATCCGGGCAAGCCGAGCATCATCTTGGTCAACTGCGGCGGCGGTGGCGGCGAGGCAGGATTGTTTACCCTCGCCAACGGCATCGTGTGGGAAGGCTTTATGCGCTTTGCCGCCGGTTGGGGTGACCCGTGGGGGCTTTTTGCCAACATGCAGGCGTGGCTCAGCAACGGCCTCAAGCCCTCGGTCTACTACATCAAGGATTATGTCAAAGAAGCCAATGCCGAAACGGGCAAGAATGACTTCACCTACATGCGCTATGGGCTGACCACCGCCCTCTTGGGAGACTCCTACTATGGCCGTACGTTCGGCGACTATTACTACATTTCCTACTGGTACGACGAGTTCGATACGGACCTGGGCTACCCCACGGGCATGCCGCAACGCTTGGCCAATGGTGCCTACGTGCGCTTTTTTGACAAAGGCGCGGTCATCTGCAACCCCACCGGAACGACCATCACGGTGACGGATGCGGACCTGAGGAGCGCCTCCGGCTACGCCGGCCCCTACTACCGGTTCAGGGGAGGGCAGGACCCAGATTTCAACAATGGCTCTCTGTTTGCCTCTGTACAGCTGTACGGCTGGACTGCCGACAAGCCCAAGCGCAACCGCGGCGATGGTATTCTCTTGTTCAAAGAACCCACGGTAGCGGTCAGCGACATCATCGTCGGCAACTACAACAACAACGACACCAGTCCAGGCAGTTCACCTGCTGCTTATGAAGGAAGATGGGTACCGATGAACACGCGCTGGATCAGCTTCGCTGGCAACAATCCCTACTACACACAGTGGACCGCGCCAGCCGACCAGACCCCCGAAGGGTACGGCTACTTCGTGGCTGCCCCGGGACAGGGCGAAGCCACTGCCACCTATACGCCGACCATCGGCGTGGCCGGCTACTACGAAGTCTTCGAGTGGCACGGGTGGCATGGCGATACGCCCTCAAGCTATCAGGAGGCGAGCAATGTGCCGTATGAGGTGGTGGTGAACGGGGAGGTCAAGCGTCGCGGCTTTATTGACCAGACCGGCAACTACGGGCAGTGGAATCGCCTCGGTTTGTTTTACTTCCCCAAGGGCACCACGAGCTACGTGCGCATCAGCAACAACGCTAACGGCTACGTAATCTCGGACGCCTTGCGCTTCGTGTTCCGCGGCACAGAAAAGCAGGATACCACGCCGCCTTCGCCACCGAAGGGTGTGCGCGTGGAAAAACCATGACGGCGAGCCGCACGCACAGCCACAAGGGCCGTGTTGTTGCCCCGTCCCAGGAGAATGTCCACGGCGAGCGAGGCAGAAGATGAGCCTCATGACCCGGAGTCATTCCCGCTGGGCTAAGAGCAGGCTCAGCCGGGCCCTGGTCCAATCGGGCGCAGCTGCTCTCTGGTACCGCATGGTGACCCCGCGCCGGCCGCAGTTCCGGGTGCTGGGTTATCATAGGGTGACCAGGGAACCGCAGCCGGCAGGTACCATCGAGGAAGCGCTGGCTGTGCCGGTGGCAGAGTTTGTCCGCCAGATGGCCTACGTGCGACAGATGTTCTCGCCGGTACACCTGGAGGCCTTTGCCTCTTTCCGGCAGAACCCGCGCGCCTTTCGTCTGCCACCGCTTGCGGTGACCTTTGATGACGGCTATCGGGACAATTTCACGCTCGCGCTCCCTGTTCTCCAGGAGTTCGGCGTGCCCGCCACCGTTTTTGTCACCACCGGACAGGTGGGTAGGCACACGGTTTTCTGGTGGAATGAACTCAGCCACCTGGTGTGGAGGGCTCCGGAGGGTGAGTATTGCGTGGAACTGCAAGGGAGGGGACAATGCTTTCGGCTCGCACCCGCCGCTGAACGGCAGTCCGCCTTCTGGCGTTTGTTCCGCCTGCTGTGTAAGATGCCCGAAGTGCAAAGGCACACTACCCTTGCGCACCTCAGGAGCGAGCTTGGCCGAGGGGCGGAGACCGAGGCTCCGGCAGCCGAGATGTTGAGTGCCCAAGACATCGCCGAGGCGCCAGGCGACTTCCTCCGTTTCGGTGCGCACACCCTGCACCACGTGGTGCTCACCAAGGTCCCCGCCGAGGAGGCGCGTCGGGAAATAGTCGACTCCATGGCTCAGCTGCGGGCGTGGACCGGTAGGGAGGTGATTACTTTTGCCTATCCTTTGGGGGACGCCTCCTCCTTCGACGAACGGGTGAGAAACATGCTGGCAGAGGCTGGCATTCGCTTCGCCGTCACCACGCTGAAAGGGGCAAACACCCCAGCCCAGGACCCCCTGCTCCTCCGCCGCACCCTGATCGACGGCGCAGACGACTTTTGCACGTTCGTATGCAAAGTCGTGGGGCTTTTTGACGGTTACCACCGCTGAGGCGCGGCTCGGCACCACGGCGCACAGGGAAGTACTACGCTGCACATAGAAAAAAAAGGGCGTTGAGGTATGAGTTGGTCGAGAAAACGTTTGGTCCTGGGGG is drawn from candidate division KSB1 bacterium and contains these coding sequences:
- a CDS encoding polysaccharide deacetylase family protein, giving the protein MSLMTRSHSRWAKSRLSRALVQSGAAALWYRMVTPRRPQFRVLGYHRVTREPQPAGTIEEALAVPVAEFVRQMAYVRQMFSPVHLEAFASFRQNPRAFRLPPLAVTFDDGYRDNFTLALPVLQEFGVPATVFVTTGQVGRHTVFWWNELSHLVWRAPEGEYCVELQGRGQCFRLAPAAERQSAFWRLFRLLCKMPEVQRHTTLAHLRSELGRGAETEAPAAEMLSAQDIAEAPGDFLRFGAHTLHHVVLTKVPAEEARREIVDSMAQLRAWTGREVITFAYPLGDASSFDERVRNMLAEAGIRFAVTTLKGANTPAQDPLLLRRTLIDGADDFCTFVCKVVGLFDGYHR
- a CDS encoding putative glycoside hydrolase, with protein sequence MRTSRLFLTLLLAASGLPLSAEAQKHNPPYPRVVASGPGGITFGETSIGAKPMIWAQYDLAIVYADVGRGGPEYAALLRQYNPDIVILGLVSTQGVWPGSDPVEFHALHSYSTVTTESVGPGSTSIPVASTATFPNAPYYIFVGDSPVYYRGKTSTAFTGVASDQLGTTYPAGTKVTAPVRFVGFGMLPNLTEYCPLVDGKAAWQHLVDKRFERADFTNFDGTAWDAFRETFWAEDFDDVDFDNNGRNDFEEHGLNWINEKWRVGMTSLLLYERQRFQQVHPGKPSIILVNCGGGGGEAGLFTLANGIVWEGFMRFAAGWGDPWGLFANMQAWLSNGLKPSVYYIKDYVKEANAETGKNDFTYMRYGLTTALLGDSYYGRTFGDYYYISYWYDEFDTDLGYPTGMPQRLANGAYVRFFDKGAVICNPTGTTITVTDADLRSASGYAGPYYRFRGGQDPDFNNGSLFASVQLYGWTADKPKRNRGDGILLFKEPTVAVSDIIVGNYNNNDTSPGSSPAAYEGRWVPMNTRWISFAGNNPYYTQWTAPADQTPEGYGYFVAAPGQGEATATYTPTIGVAGYYEVFEWHGWHGDTPSSYQEASNVPYEVVVNGEVKRRGFIDQTGNYGQWNRLGLFYFPKGTTSYVRISNNANGYVISDALRFVFRGTEKQDTTPPSPPKGVRVEKP